A section of the Marmota flaviventris isolate mMarFla1 chromosome 19, mMarFla1.hap1, whole genome shotgun sequence genome encodes:
- the Qprt gene encoding nicotinate-nucleotide pyrophosphorylase [carboxylating] isoform X1, producing the protein MPGKACLGSGPGHCGLSLSLLLPPTTLAALADSWLREDCPGLNFAALVTGAAPSQAALWAKSPGVLAGRPFFDAIFAQLNCQVTWLLPEGSQLVPVVQVAEVRGPAHRLLLGERVALNMLARCSGIASAAATAVKIARGTGWTGHVAGTRKTTPGFRLVEKYGLLVGGAASHRYDLGGMVMVKDNHVVAAGGVEKAVRSARQAVDFALKVEVECSSLQEAVRAAEAGADLVLLDNFKPEELHPIAQALKAQFPRVAVEASGGVTLSNISQFCGPHIDVISLGMLTQAAPALDFSLKLFAEGATPVPHSRRS; encoded by the exons gCTTATCTCTGCTGCTGCCCCCAACCACCCTGGCAGCCCTGGCAGACAGCTGGCTCCGAGAAGACTGCCCAGGCCTCAACTTCGCCGCCTTGGTCACTGGGGCCGCCCCGTCGCAGGCAGCTCTGTGGGCCAAATCCCCCGGGGTCCTGGCTGGGCGGCCTTTCTTCGATGCCATCTTTGCCCAACTCAACTGCCAAGTCACTTGGCTCCTCCCCGAGGGATCGCAGCTGGTACCCGTGGTCCAGGTGGCGGAGGTGCGGGGCCCCGCCCACCGCCTGCTCCTGGGGGAGCGGGTGGCCCTCAACATGCTGGCCCGCTGCAGTGGCATTGCCAGCGCCGCCGCCACGGCTGTGAAGATCGCCAGGGGCACTGGCTGGACAGGGCACGTGGCGGGCACCAGGAAGACCACGCCAGGCTTCCGGCTGGTGGAGAAGTACGGGCTGCTGGTGGGCGGGGCTGCGTCGCACCGCTACGACCTGGGAGGGATGGTGATGGTGAAGGACAACCACGTGGTGGCCGCCGGTGGTGTGGAGAAG GCAGTCAGGAGCGCCCGGCAGGCAGTCGACTTCGCTCTGAAGGTGGAGGTGGAGTGCAGCAGCCTGCAGGAGGCTGTGCGTGCAGCCGAGGCTGGGGCCGACCTGGTTCTGCTGGACAACTTCAAGCCTGAG GAGCTGCATCCTATAGCCCAGGCACTGAAGGCCCAGTTCCCAAGAGTAGCTGTGGAAGCCAGTGGGGGTGtcacactgagcaacatctctcAGTTCTGTGGGCCCCACATTGATGTCATCTCTTTGGGGATGCTGACCCAGGCTGCCCCGGCCCTTGACTTCTCCCTCAAGTTGTTTGCTGAAGGGGCCACTCCAGTGCCCCATTCCCGCCGTTCCTAA
- the Qprt gene encoding nicotinate-nucleotide pyrophosphorylase [carboxylating] isoform X2 — MDTEGLSLLLPPTTLAALADSWLREDCPGLNFAALVTGAAPSQAALWAKSPGVLAGRPFFDAIFAQLNCQVTWLLPEGSQLVPVVQVAEVRGPAHRLLLGERVALNMLARCSGIASAAATAVKIARGTGWTGHVAGTRKTTPGFRLVEKYGLLVGGAASHRYDLGGMVMVKDNHVVAAGGVEKAVRSARQAVDFALKVEVECSSLQEAVRAAEAGADLVLLDNFKPEELHPIAQALKAQFPRVAVEASGGVTLSNISQFCGPHIDVISLGMLTQAAPALDFSLKLFAEGATPVPHSRRS; from the exons ATGGACACTGAAG gCTTATCTCTGCTGCTGCCCCCAACCACCCTGGCAGCCCTGGCAGACAGCTGGCTCCGAGAAGACTGCCCAGGCCTCAACTTCGCCGCCTTGGTCACTGGGGCCGCCCCGTCGCAGGCAGCTCTGTGGGCCAAATCCCCCGGGGTCCTGGCTGGGCGGCCTTTCTTCGATGCCATCTTTGCCCAACTCAACTGCCAAGTCACTTGGCTCCTCCCCGAGGGATCGCAGCTGGTACCCGTGGTCCAGGTGGCGGAGGTGCGGGGCCCCGCCCACCGCCTGCTCCTGGGGGAGCGGGTGGCCCTCAACATGCTGGCCCGCTGCAGTGGCATTGCCAGCGCCGCCGCCACGGCTGTGAAGATCGCCAGGGGCACTGGCTGGACAGGGCACGTGGCGGGCACCAGGAAGACCACGCCAGGCTTCCGGCTGGTGGAGAAGTACGGGCTGCTGGTGGGCGGGGCTGCGTCGCACCGCTACGACCTGGGAGGGATGGTGATGGTGAAGGACAACCACGTGGTGGCCGCCGGTGGTGTGGAGAAG GCAGTCAGGAGCGCCCGGCAGGCAGTCGACTTCGCTCTGAAGGTGGAGGTGGAGTGCAGCAGCCTGCAGGAGGCTGTGCGTGCAGCCGAGGCTGGGGCCGACCTGGTTCTGCTGGACAACTTCAAGCCTGAG GAGCTGCATCCTATAGCCCAGGCACTGAAGGCCCAGTTCCCAAGAGTAGCTGTGGAAGCCAGTGGGGGTGtcacactgagcaacatctctcAGTTCTGTGGGCCCCACATTGATGTCATCTCTTTGGGGATGCTGACCCAGGCTGCCCCGGCCCTTGACTTCTCCCTCAAGTTGTTTGCTGAAGGGGCCACTCCAGTGCCCCATTCCCGCCGTTCCTAA